A genomic stretch from Thauera sp. GDN1 includes:
- a CDS encoding proline--tRNA ligase, whose translation MRASQFHLFTLKEAPSDAEVVSQKLMLRAGMIRKTAAGIYSYLPMGLRAIRKVETIIREEMNRAGAMEIAMPLVQPAELWQETGRWDKMGPEMLRLKDRHERDFALQPTSEEVVTDIARQELKSYRQLPKNFYQIQTKFRDERRPRFGVMRGREFTMKDAYSFDRSEEAAGRSYELMFAAYKRIFDRLGLEYRAVAADTGAIGGDRSHEFQVIADTGEDAIVYCPDSDYAANIELAEAVSVLARRAAPEKALEKTSTPGKATCKDVAEFLGAPLTASLKSLVLATDDVDDKGNPAGVTVWLLLVRGDHALNEVKASKLEGLKAGFRFATEAEILEHFGCKPGYLGPIGLLKPVKIIADRTVAHMADFICGANDEDFHFTGVNWGRDLPEPDLVADIRDVVEGDPSPDGKGVLAIQRGIEVGHVFYLGTKYSKAMNATFLDEDGKPKHFEMGCYGIGVTRILGAAIEQNHDARGIIWPRAIAPFEVVICPVGWGKSETVRDEAQKLYDALIATGVDAILDDRDERPGVMFADWELIGVPHRVTIGDRGLKEGLVEYQGRRDPEASKLPAGEVLGHVLDRLKQG comes from the coding sequence ATGCGCGCCAGCCAGTTCCATCTCTTCACCCTCAAGGAAGCCCCGTCCGACGCCGAAGTCGTCAGCCAGAAGCTGATGCTGCGCGCCGGCATGATCCGCAAGACCGCCGCCGGCATCTACAGCTACCTGCCGATGGGGCTGCGCGCGATCCGCAAGGTCGAGACCATCATCCGCGAGGAAATGAACCGCGCCGGCGCGATGGAAATCGCCATGCCGCTGGTCCAGCCCGCCGAGCTGTGGCAGGAAACCGGGCGCTGGGACAAGATGGGTCCCGAGATGCTGCGCCTGAAGGACCGCCACGAACGCGACTTCGCGCTGCAGCCCACCTCCGAGGAAGTCGTCACCGACATCGCGCGCCAGGAGCTCAAGAGCTACCGCCAGCTGCCGAAGAACTTCTACCAGATCCAGACCAAGTTCCGCGACGAGCGCCGGCCGCGCTTCGGTGTCATGCGCGGGCGCGAATTCACCATGAAGGACGCCTACTCCTTCGACCGCAGCGAGGAAGCCGCCGGACGCAGCTACGAGCTCATGTTCGCGGCCTACAAGCGCATCTTCGACCGCCTCGGCCTCGAATACCGCGCGGTGGCAGCGGACACCGGCGCCATCGGCGGCGACCGCTCGCACGAGTTCCAGGTCATCGCCGACACCGGCGAGGACGCCATCGTCTACTGCCCCGACTCCGACTACGCCGCGAACATCGAGCTGGCCGAAGCGGTGTCGGTGCTCGCCCGCCGCGCCGCGCCCGAGAAGGCGCTGGAAAAGACCTCGACCCCGGGCAAGGCCACGTGCAAGGACGTCGCCGAGTTCCTCGGCGCGCCGCTCACCGCAAGCCTCAAGTCGCTGGTGCTCGCCACCGACGACGTCGACGACAAGGGCAACCCTGCCGGCGTCACCGTGTGGCTGCTGCTGGTGCGCGGCGACCACGCGCTCAACGAGGTCAAGGCGAGCAAGCTGGAAGGCCTCAAAGCCGGATTCCGCTTCGCCACCGAGGCCGAGATCCTCGAGCACTTCGGCTGCAAGCCGGGCTACCTCGGCCCGATCGGGCTGTTGAAGCCGGTCAAGATCATCGCCGACCGCACGGTCGCCCACATGGCCGACTTCATCTGCGGCGCCAACGACGAGGATTTCCACTTCACCGGGGTGAACTGGGGCCGCGACCTGCCCGAGCCCGACCTGGTGGCCGACATCCGCGACGTGGTCGAAGGCGACCCCAGCCCGGACGGCAAGGGTGTGCTCGCCATCCAGCGCGGCATCGAGGTCGGCCACGTGTTCTACCTCGGCACCAAGTACTCCAAGGCGATGAATGCCACCTTCCTCGACGAGGACGGCAAGCCCAAGCACTTCGAGATGGGCTGCTACGGCATCGGCGTGACCCGCATCCTGGGCGCGGCGATCGAGCAGAACCACGACGCCCGCGGCATCATCTGGCCACGCGCGATCGCGCCCTTCGAGGTGGTGATCTGCCCGGTGGGCTGGGGCAAGTCGGAGACCGTGCGCGACGAGGCGCAGAAGCTGTACGACGCGCTGATCGCCACCGGCGTCGATGCCATCCTCGACGACCGCGACGAACGCCCCGGGGTGATGTTCGCCGACTGGGAGCTGATCGGCGTGCCGCACCGCGTCACCATCGGCGACCGCGGGCTCAAGGAAGGCCTGGTCGAGTACCAGGGCCGCCGCGATCCGGAAGCGAGCAAGCTGCCAGCCGGCGAAGTCCTCGGCCACGTGCTCGACCGGCTGAAGCAGGGCTGA
- a CDS encoding transglycosylase SLT domain-containing protein has product MRPLPVTLRHLTAACVLALAASGVQAGAQQYEPMAASVRAALHAAVSDAAAPMLPIPDAGERAQWLAEMSRRLQKRIPDEAYRRELLTTIHYEATRAGLDPQLVLGLIQVESNFRKYAISSAGARGYMQVMPFWIKVIGRTDDNLFHMRTNLRYGCNILRHYLDIEKGDLYRALGRYNGSLGKPHYPNLVRAAWEKHWSWSPQQLAAATPAGSDATASRSR; this is encoded by the coding sequence ATGCGCCCCCTGCCCGTCACGCTCCGCCACCTGACCGCCGCCTGCGTGCTCGCGCTGGCGGCCAGCGGAGTTCAGGCGGGGGCACAGCAGTACGAACCGATGGCGGCGAGCGTGCGCGCCGCGCTGCACGCTGCGGTCAGCGACGCAGCGGCGCCTATGCTGCCGATTCCCGACGCCGGCGAGCGCGCGCAATGGCTGGCCGAGATGTCGCGCCGGCTGCAGAAACGCATCCCGGACGAGGCCTACCGCAGGGAGTTGCTGACCACCATCCACTACGAGGCCACCCGCGCCGGGCTGGACCCGCAGCTGGTGCTCGGCCTGATCCAGGTCGAGAGCAACTTCCGCAAGTACGCGATCTCGTCCGCCGGCGCGCGCGGCTACATGCAGGTGATGCCGTTCTGGATCAAGGTCATCGGCCGCACCGATGACAACCTCTTCCACATGCGCACCAACCTGCGCTACGGCTGCAACATCCTGCGCCACTACCTCGACATAGAGAAGGGCGACCTCTACCGCGCGCTCGGGCGCTACAACGGCAGCCTGGGCAAGCCGCACTACCCCAATCTGGTTCGTGCGGCCTGGGAGAAGCACTGGAGCTGGTCGCC